A genomic segment from Kyrpidia tusciae DSM 2912 encodes:
- the csb2 gene encoding type I-G CRISPR-associated protein Csb2, which produces MEERWAMAFRFPAGLYHANPWGRHVNEGEVEWPPSPWRLLRSLQATWFAKRRLVLADPGIAVEEGRPEASFEQLILKLASVFPVYYLPRVSRGHTRHYMPGAGGKTSLVFDAFVRIRPEDRVIMAWPGVTLSAGEWCLLDGLLPHVGYLGRSESWVEARLVPWDGTANCYPADQETVFARSPEAMEPVTVMAVQTEDRFSAWRDGVLEGAQVNRGGARGRGRRRSLHIPERLFDALAVDTSDLEQGGWNQPPGSCKVTYLRPYNCFVPEFTPETFGGWGTGPIHAARFALAGKPLPSQLDAVAVGELFRRALLRLLDADAPSLITGRDDNRRVLADSHRHAFFLPEDADRDGRVDHLLLYCADPLPETVGAALQSLIKLYTGEQEWRVFLEGVGSHPGETGAGNVVSSLFGPSRVWESATPYLHPWFQKKGGRFGRKEQLRKEIRLRGLPEPLSVEWKPFVQVGSRPVTTVQFRRFRSGGRSQNQPDRQGGFYRVEFPEPVAGPLAFGYGCHYGLGLFIPERPVPSENGQGDRNGESGF; this is translated from the coding sequence ATGGAAGAGCGGTGGGCCATGGCTTTTCGGTTTCCGGCGGGGTTGTATCACGCGAACCCGTGGGGACGGCATGTGAACGAGGGAGAGGTCGAATGGCCTCCGTCACCCTGGCGCCTTCTTCGCAGCCTGCAGGCGACGTGGTTTGCCAAGCGCCGATTGGTATTGGCGGACCCGGGAATCGCAGTGGAGGAAGGCCGTCCCGAGGCGAGCTTTGAACAGTTGATTTTAAAATTGGCCTCCGTGTTTCCCGTTTATTATCTCCCGAGAGTCAGTCGAGGACACACTCGCCATTACATGCCCGGTGCCGGGGGCAAAACATCTCTGGTTTTCGACGCGTTCGTGCGAATTCGCCCGGAGGACCGGGTGATCATGGCTTGGCCGGGTGTGACGCTGAGTGCCGGAGAATGGTGTCTTCTTGACGGGTTGCTGCCACATGTGGGCTATCTGGGGCGGAGTGAAAGCTGGGTGGAAGCCCGGCTGGTTCCCTGGGACGGTACGGCGAACTGTTACCCGGCCGATCAAGAAACGGTGTTCGCCAGATCCCCCGAGGCCATGGAGCCGGTAACAGTGATGGCGGTGCAGACCGAGGATCGGTTTTCGGCGTGGAGGGACGGGGTTTTAGAGGGAGCGCAGGTGAACCGCGGCGGGGCCCGGGGACGGGGACGCCGGCGGTCCCTCCACATTCCCGAGCGGTTGTTCGATGCGTTGGCCGTGGATACGTCGGATCTCGAGCAGGGGGGCTGGAATCAGCCGCCCGGGAGCTGCAAGGTGACCTATCTTCGGCCGTACAACTGTTTTGTGCCGGAGTTTACCCCCGAGACCTTCGGTGGGTGGGGCACCGGGCCCATCCATGCGGCGCGGTTTGCTCTGGCGGGGAAGCCGCTGCCGAGTCAGTTGGATGCGGTGGCCGTGGGTGAACTGTTTCGCCGCGCCCTTCTCCGTCTTCTCGATGCCGACGCCCCTTCTTTGATCACCGGACGGGACGATAACCGCCGGGTCCTCGCGGACAGCCACCGCCATGCATTCTTTCTCCCGGAGGACGCAGACCGGGACGGGCGCGTGGACCATCTGTTGCTATACTGCGCGGATCCGCTTCCGGAGACGGTGGGGGCAGCATTGCAATCGTTGATCAAATTGTACACAGGGGAACAGGAATGGAGGGTTTTCCTGGAAGGCGTTGGATCGCATCCAGGTGAGACGGGCGCCGGGAATGTTGTTTCATCTCTGTTCGGACCGTCTCGGGTATGGGAGTCGGCGACCCCGTACCTGCATCCGTGGTTTCAGAAGAAGGGCGGGCGATTCGGAAGGAAGGAACAATTGCGCAAAGAGATTCGCCTCCGGGGACTACCGGAACCGCTCTCCGTGGAATGGAAACCGTTTGTGCAGGTCGGCTCCCGGCCGGTGACCACGGTTCAATTCCGCCGCTTTCGAAGTGGGGGAAGATCGCAAAATCAACCGGATCGACAGGGGGGATTCTATCGGGTGGAGTTCCCGGAGCCGGTGGCGGGACCGTTGGCGTTCGGGTATGGGTGTCACTATGGTTTGGGACTGTTTATTCCCGAGCGACCGGTGCCGTCTGAGAACGGGCAAGGGGACCGCAACGGTGAATCCGGGTTTTAA
- the cas7g gene encoding type I-G CRISPR-associated RAMP protein Csb1/Cas7g — protein sequence MNPDFSMLRDQPRLLIEADLRPIQGTRFQPTGFPDLGAAQYEGPDGESLLLVESAQSMANRMEAVCWDEQAEDWVEPLRGLPMVKVVKPDGDLLTNSLLESHRLNSPYILEGKDTSVLDRLKHELNSMEQGPVDLRKLAKTVFRYDTNALLHGVFLAKSELAGGRLRLPRVLSGFIEAEGVKVAQNGGVKNDRVNPSGDTRKGFGNVPFHREEYTAKRIVAYFNVDLSQIRSFGLEDPGEDFLVSFALYKIRRFLRMGLRLRTACDLECVALRATRPEGWAIPEEEDLARALPDYIGRMRDMGLLGESLVVRYVPK from the coding sequence ATGAATCCGGATTTTTCAATGCTCAGGGATCAACCGAGACTGTTGATCGAGGCGGACCTCCGGCCGATTCAGGGCACGAGGTTTCAACCCACAGGATTCCCCGATCTGGGAGCGGCCCAGTACGAGGGGCCGGACGGAGAGTCGCTTCTTTTGGTCGAGTCGGCGCAGAGCATGGCCAACCGAATGGAAGCGGTGTGCTGGGACGAACAAGCCGAGGATTGGGTGGAGCCTCTTCGCGGGTTGCCGATGGTCAAAGTGGTGAAACCGGACGGGGACCTGCTGACGAATTCTCTGCTCGAGTCCCATCGGTTGAATTCGCCGTACATATTGGAAGGAAAAGATACGTCGGTTTTGGACCGACTGAAACACGAGTTAAACAGCATGGAACAAGGGCCGGTGGATCTTCGCAAACTGGCGAAAACCGTGTTTCGATACGACACGAATGCGTTGCTGCATGGCGTGTTTTTGGCAAAATCGGAACTGGCCGGCGGCAGGTTGCGTCTGCCCCGGGTGCTGTCCGGTTTTATCGAGGCGGAAGGGGTGAAAGTGGCTCAGAACGGCGGCGTCAAAAACGACCGGGTGAATCCCAGCGGCGATACGCGCAAAGGTTTCGGGAACGTTCCGTTTCACCGGGAAGAATACACGGCCAAGCGGATCGTGGCTTATTTTAACGTCGATCTGTCCCAAATTCGATCTTTCGGGCTCGAAGACCCCGGGGAAGATTTTCTCGTTTCTTTTGCTCTTTACAAAATCCGCCGGTTTCTGCGCATGGGTTTGCGTCTGAGGACGGCTTGCGATTTGGAATGTGTCGCTTTGCGTGCCACTCGTCCCGAAGGGTGGGCCATTCCTGAAGAAGAAGATCTGGCGCGCGCCCTCCCGGATTACATCGGACGAATGCGGGATATGGGTCTGCTGGGCGAGTCGCTGGTTGTCCGTTATGTGCCGAAGTAG
- the cas8g1 gene encoding type I-G CRISPR-associated protein Cas8g1/Csx17 yields the protein MISLTGTAPQPLSHYLKALGVFRILAEQADPEARGWWEDERFHIETALHPQDVESFFLAEYRPTPLVTPWNGGSGFFGRDEALRGIEESQTQRLHLYRTTIQTARAILKEFGLEKKPDNKDKRPLVQACRNRFPDAAVAWVDAAVVLTTGDLGFPPLAGTGGNDGNLEFTNNFMQRILNVMSPKTGQPTDTGGMWLRAALWGDATPELIRGAIGQFSPGEAGGPNARSGFSGESLVNPWDYIFMLEGALVFASAAAKRLEKQSGSVVSAPFTVYPTTVGHRSTAELDGAQAARAEMWMPLWRQPVSLPELLYIFREGRAQLSGDRVRRTAKNGVDFARACATLAVDRGIESFQRYAFLMRSGKAYLAVPLNRFIVRRQAYAELLAELDTWLDLFARVENTSHAFQSALHRIREAEFLYCQYGGARRMQDVLVALGRAEQLLARVPSARQKVPPLVLRNPGWWRASDDGSPEFRIAGAFVSVYPGSAGSIRSFLSPVDPGHPGRWGPETDPPRVVWKHTDVAANMAAVLRRRLLETHRSVGGGENAGSAAISTDEFDKPTAGPRTVPLSLIGQFLKDPGWDARVADLIWGLLPLYRSVASDEVRSSGSPGFRFHRSMTPLPWAYILARLISAPNAQLQRVFPGAMPLPVPDRMLSLLAAGELNRAAGVAEQRLRGSGFSSPFFRKGSLPRVNHWTAGNPQRTGTRILAALALPIADRDLRQLAQLAGLTSETGAEAAQPGILP from the coding sequence GTGATTTCCCTAACCGGGACAGCTCCTCAGCCGTTGTCTCACTACCTGAAGGCGTTGGGCGTTTTTCGCATCCTGGCCGAGCAGGCGGATCCCGAGGCAAGGGGATGGTGGGAGGACGAACGATTTCACATCGAAACCGCGTTACATCCGCAAGACGTGGAATCTTTCTTTCTGGCGGAGTACCGGCCGACGCCCCTGGTTACGCCGTGGAACGGGGGAAGCGGATTCTTCGGCCGAGACGAAGCCCTGCGCGGGATTGAGGAGTCGCAAACGCAGCGATTACACCTATATCGTACTACGATTCAAACAGCCCGGGCCATTCTGAAGGAGTTCGGACTGGAGAAGAAACCCGATAACAAAGACAAACGGCCGCTGGTTCAAGCCTGCCGAAACCGCTTCCCGGATGCGGCGGTTGCTTGGGTGGATGCTGCTGTGGTTTTGACCACCGGGGATCTCGGGTTTCCGCCGCTCGCGGGCACAGGAGGAAACGATGGAAACCTCGAGTTCACGAACAATTTCATGCAGCGGATCCTGAACGTCATGTCGCCGAAGACCGGACAACCCACGGATACGGGCGGAATGTGGCTGCGGGCGGCGCTGTGGGGGGATGCGACACCGGAACTGATTCGGGGAGCCATTGGGCAATTCTCCCCGGGAGAAGCCGGTGGCCCGAATGCCCGCAGCGGATTCTCCGGTGAGTCCTTGGTCAATCCGTGGGATTACATCTTCATGCTGGAGGGGGCCTTGGTTTTCGCTTCAGCGGCGGCGAAGCGTTTGGAGAAACAGTCCGGATCGGTGGTGTCGGCGCCGTTCACGGTTTACCCGACTACGGTGGGACACAGGTCCACGGCGGAATTGGACGGTGCGCAGGCCGCCCGGGCGGAAATGTGGATGCCGCTTTGGAGGCAACCGGTGTCCTTGCCGGAACTGTTGTATATTTTCCGGGAAGGCCGGGCTCAGCTTTCCGGCGACCGGGTGCGGCGTACGGCGAAAAACGGCGTGGATTTTGCCCGGGCATGCGCCACGTTGGCGGTGGACCGCGGGATTGAGAGCTTTCAGCGTTACGCCTTTCTCATGCGATCCGGCAAGGCGTATTTGGCCGTACCGTTGAATCGGTTTATCGTCCGTCGACAGGCCTACGCGGAGCTCCTTGCGGAATTGGACACGTGGCTGGATTTGTTTGCTCGCGTGGAGAACACCTCCCATGCCTTTCAGTCCGCTCTGCACAGGATCCGCGAGGCAGAGTTCCTCTACTGTCAGTACGGGGGCGCCCGGCGGATGCAGGATGTGTTGGTGGCCCTGGGGCGGGCCGAACAGCTGTTGGCTCGTGTTCCATCCGCTCGACAGAAGGTGCCTCCCCTGGTGCTGCGCAACCCCGGCTGGTGGCGGGCGTCCGACGACGGCTCCCCGGAATTTCGTATTGCGGGGGCGTTCGTCTCCGTGTATCCGGGCAGCGCGGGTTCGATCCGGTCGTTTTTGTCCCCGGTGGACCCCGGGCACCCGGGAAGGTGGGGTCCGGAAACCGATCCTCCGCGTGTGGTCTGGAAGCACACCGATGTGGCGGCCAACATGGCGGCGGTGCTGCGCCGGCGGTTGTTGGAAACCCATCGAAGTGTCGGAGGCGGAGAGAACGCGGGAAGTGCTGCGATATCGACGGACGAGTTCGATAAACCCACCGCGGGGCCGCGAACGGTGCCATTGTCGCTCATTGGGCAGTTCTTAAAAGATCCCGGTTGGGATGCCCGGGTTGCCGATCTGATCTGGGGCTTGTTGCCTCTCTATAGATCCGTGGCCTCCGACGAGGTTCGAAGCTCGGGGTCCCCGGGGTTCCGATTCCACCGGTCCATGACGCCTTTGCCCTGGGCTTATATCCTGGCCAGGCTGATCAGCGCGCCGAACGCTCAGTTGCAGCGGGTTTTTCCCGGTGCGATGCCGCTGCCGGTGCCCGACCGGATGCTTTCACTGCTGGCCGCGGGGGAACTCAACCGGGCGGCGGGCGTGGCCGAGCAACGGCTCCGGGGCAGTGGATTCTCCAGTCCTTTTTTCCGAAAGGGCTCCCTGCCTCGGGTGAACCACTGGACCGCGGGCAACCCGCAGCGAACCGGTACGCGAATCCTTGCGGCTCTGGCATTGCCGATTGCCGACCGCGATCTGCGACAACTGGCGCAACTGGCCGGACTCACGTCGGAAACCGGGGCGGAGGCGGCGCAGCCCGGGATTCTCCCGTGA
- a CDS encoding CRISPR-associated helicase/endonuclease Cas3, whose amino-acid sequence MADAEAFSELFGQTVGCRPFPYQVRLALDAHIPGLIRVPTGLGKTAAVVLSWLWKRRYAAPEIRRSCPRRLVYCLPLRTLVNQVADDVLGWFNKLGIPVFGHPGDGAVQSEVFEPAGTEPIGVHIVMGGRMDRDWVRYPGLDQILIGTQDQLLSRALNRGYGVSRGRWPMEFALLHNDVWWVYDEVQLMGGGGIYTTAQLESFRREFGTYGPAYSTWMSATLDAEWLDTVDFAPRRSELHVLELDERDLVHPVVRERRSAKKRLHWTDFAVSASTATRPKEYAEVLARLALEQHREGSLTLVVLNRVNRAQEVYRQLLAMGAEAPVRLVHSRFRPEDRQEIWKSIPEIESSGGILVATQAVEAGVDLSARTLITELAPWASLVQRFGRCNRRGEFDGQQDGAAVWIIDLEDEPRCAQPYAQDEIAQARKRLQELTDVGPASLPTWAMSRPDGQVLRRRDLLDLFDTTPDLAGLDLDVSPYVRDVSDTDVQVYWRNVGAAPSAIDWPARRDEICSVSLSAMREYLVAKKDNRTRRDRVWTWDWLTGTWTNFQEKNPVPGRVFLLDAALGGYRPDIGFDPGSWEPVPVIPVADESGSRSRATVAGGEEQSDTDDPNSYPGSFVLLTDHLKHVREAAERLVDHFEGTVPSRLLSAVVEAAGWHDVGKAHPVFQERLLAGLPATDPVRRSLWAKSGQPPRTGTEASEPQVGGQVRGVEPPGDGEGQQVRQSEPSRRHFRHELASALSYLQFHDPERPNGLRDLAAYLIAAHHGKIRMSIRSLPDEVPPPVDPNQRWLFARGVWDGDSLPSVTLEDGKVLPPTPLRLGWMLLGRGPWGESWLHRAMGLLNEYGPFRLAFLEMLLRVADWRGSEAEVHVS is encoded by the coding sequence ATGGCCGATGCCGAAGCCTTCTCCGAATTATTCGGACAGACTGTTGGGTGCAGGCCTTTTCCGTATCAAGTTCGTTTGGCGCTGGACGCTCACATTCCTGGATTGATTCGGGTCCCGACGGGGCTGGGGAAGACGGCGGCGGTGGTGTTGAGCTGGTTGTGGAAAAGGCGTTACGCGGCGCCGGAGATTCGACGGTCTTGTCCCAGAAGATTGGTGTACTGTCTTCCGTTGCGAACGTTGGTGAACCAGGTGGCCGACGACGTCCTGGGGTGGTTCAACAAGCTGGGAATTCCGGTTTTCGGTCATCCGGGGGATGGGGCCGTTCAAAGCGAGGTGTTTGAACCGGCGGGAACGGAGCCGATCGGCGTGCACATCGTAATGGGCGGTCGGATGGACCGGGATTGGGTGAGATACCCTGGGCTCGACCAGATTCTGATCGGTACGCAGGATCAGTTGCTGTCCAGAGCTCTGAATCGGGGCTACGGGGTGAGCCGGGGCCGGTGGCCGATGGAGTTTGCGCTTTTGCACAACGATGTTTGGTGGGTGTACGACGAGGTACAGTTGATGGGCGGGGGCGGAATCTATACGACCGCCCAACTGGAGTCCTTTCGCAGAGAATTCGGTACATACGGCCCGGCGTACAGCACGTGGATGTCCGCCACCCTGGATGCGGAGTGGCTGGACACGGTGGATTTCGCTCCTCGTCGATCGGAGTTGCACGTCCTCGAATTGGATGAGCGGGATCTCGTTCATCCCGTGGTCCGTGAAAGGCGCTCCGCCAAAAAACGGCTGCATTGGACCGACTTTGCAGTCAGCGCGTCGACTGCAACCCGTCCCAAGGAGTACGCGGAGGTGCTGGCCAGGCTCGCGCTGGAGCAGCACCGTGAGGGATCGCTGACCCTGGTGGTTTTGAATCGCGTGAATCGGGCTCAAGAAGTCTATCGGCAGCTGTTGGCCATGGGTGCCGAAGCCCCGGTTCGACTGGTGCACAGCCGCTTTCGGCCTGAGGATCGGCAGGAGATATGGAAATCCATTCCGGAGATCGAATCCTCAGGCGGGATCCTGGTGGCGACCCAGGCCGTGGAAGCCGGGGTGGACCTTTCTGCTCGCACGTTGATCACTGAATTGGCCCCGTGGGCCTCTTTGGTTCAGCGTTTCGGGAGGTGCAACCGGCGGGGAGAGTTTGATGGACAACAGGACGGGGCCGCCGTCTGGATCATTGATCTCGAAGATGAACCCCGGTGCGCACAGCCATATGCGCAAGACGAAATCGCCCAGGCGAGAAAACGACTGCAGGAACTGACGGATGTCGGGCCGGCTTCTCTGCCGACCTGGGCGATGTCCCGCCCGGACGGTCAGGTTTTGCGGCGCAGGGACCTGTTGGACCTGTTCGATACCACCCCGGATCTGGCCGGTTTGGATCTGGATGTTTCCCCGTATGTCCGGGACGTGTCGGATACGGACGTCCAGGTGTACTGGCGAAACGTCGGGGCGGCCCCGTCGGCGATCGATTGGCCCGCGCGAAGGGACGAGATCTGCAGCGTCTCTCTGTCCGCCATGCGAGAGTACCTCGTCGCCAAGAAGGACAATCGGACGCGGAGGGATCGGGTTTGGACCTGGGATTGGTTAACCGGAACCTGGACGAACTTTCAGGAGAAAAACCCTGTTCCGGGTCGGGTTTTTCTCCTGGATGCCGCTCTGGGTGGTTATCGCCCGGACATCGGATTCGATCCCGGAAGCTGGGAACCGGTCCCGGTGATCCCTGTCGCCGATGAATCGGGGTCCCGATCCCGGGCTACCGTTGCGGGCGGTGAGGAACAGTCCGACACCGACGACCCGAACAGCTACCCGGGCTCGTTTGTGCTGCTCACGGATCATTTGAAACATGTGCGGGAGGCGGCCGAGCGCCTGGTGGACCACTTTGAGGGCACGGTGCCCTCCAGGCTGCTTTCGGCCGTGGTGGAAGCCGCCGGGTGGCATGACGTCGGCAAGGCACACCCGGTCTTCCAAGAGCGGTTGTTGGCCGGATTACCGGCCACAGATCCGGTGAGGCGATCGCTTTGGGCGAAATCGGGCCAGCCGCCGCGCACCGGCACTGAGGCTTCGGAGCCGCAGGTCGGGGGACAGGTCCGGGGGGTCGAACCGCCCGGTGACGGAGAGGGACAACAGGTTCGGCAAAGTGAACCATCCCGACGTCATTTTCGCCACGAACTCGCCTCCGCCCTGTCGTACCTCCAATTTCATGATCCGGAGCGGCCGAACGGCCTCCGGGATCTGGCCGCGTATTTGATTGCCGCCCACCACGGGAAGATCCGCATGTCGATTCGATCGCTGCCGGATGAGGTTCCGCCCCCGGTCGATCCCAATCAGCGATGGTTGTTTGCCCGGGGCGTCTGGGACGGTGACTCCCTGCCGTCGGTGACGTTGGAGGACGGGAAAGTCTTGCCGCCCACTCCATTACGGTTGGGCTGGATGCTTTTGGGACGAGGCCCGTGGGGGGAAAGTTGGCTCCATCGCGCGATGGGCTTGCTCAACGAGTACGGACCATTTCGGCTCGCTTTTTTGGAGATGTTGCTCCGTGTGGCCGATTGGCGCGGGTCCGAAGCGGAGGTGCATGTGTCGTGA
- a CDS encoding helix-turn-helix transcriptional regulator — protein MYGGPLAEYCHVSVRTIRRDIRLVEDLGIRVESEPGGGYFILRDLQRLPGILTEDERFVIEIMPLLVQASIADGRVHPLITTYRRAVRKLLPDIVLPFPGNLRESIQTKGGVIAELARSFEESDDRLVLEILYAVRMSRTLEIEYTKIGALRHETRLVDPYYLVPWQNSLYIIGYCHLRQAFRTFKVVRVHGAKCLGKTYVRDPNFSLREFLKSAWGIDESGEEVDVHLRCGIADYSISASIMLC, from the coding sequence ATATACGGCGGCCCGTTAGCAGAGTATTGCCACGTTTCCGTACGCACCATCCGACGGGATATTCGCCTCGTGGAGGACCTGGGTATCCGAGTCGAGTCAGAGCCTGGCGGCGGCTATTTTATTTTGCGAGACCTGCAACGCCTACCGGGGATTTTGACCGAGGATGAACGATTCGTCATCGAGATCATGCCGCTGCTGGTTCAAGCGTCTATCGCCGACGGCCGTGTTCACCCCCTGATCACCACATATCGGCGCGCCGTTCGGAAACTCCTGCCTGACATCGTCCTTCCGTTTCCTGGAAACCTTCGTGAATCGATCCAAACCAAAGGTGGGGTTATCGCGGAACTCGCTCGTTCTTTCGAAGAGTCGGATGACCGTCTGGTGCTCGAGATTCTCTATGCGGTTCGTATGTCCCGTACCCTGGAGATTGAATACACAAAAATCGGCGCCCTCCGACATGAGACGCGGTTGGTGGATCCGTACTATCTCGTTCCTTGGCAAAATTCCCTGTACATCATCGGTTATTGTCATCTTCGACAGGCATTCCGGACCTTCAAAGTGGTACGCGTCCACGGTGCTAAATGTCTGGGGAAAACGTACGTCCGGGACCCGAACTTCTCGCTCCGGGAATTCCTGAAGTCGGCGTGGGGGATCGATGAATCGGGGGAAGAGGTTGACGTCCATCTCCGTTGCGGGATTGCGGATTATTCAATCTCCGCATCAATCATGCTATGCTAA
- a CDS encoding TetR/AcrR family transcriptional regulator, with product MAERKREIRSEETKRAIVAAAAKLFAKRGFDAVTMREIARDAGCSHTAIYLYFKDKETLLHELSVGPLHELERRMDRALRSGTPGQSSMPGEPVRPEKQGMPEPHGTPGPPAATPEPGAAAQRPEEPLKAATREFIRFCLANRNLYNVLFMAEGSRVDEAEPALEVQRLRNRLFDKLRRAIGRFLKLGDDDPRLWAYARIYFFALNGMIGTYVLGSREPAEQLTDRLQPTFDLAVDVLLAGFLETSKGTEGDRE from the coding sequence ATGGCGGAGAGAAAACGGGAGATCCGTTCCGAAGAAACAAAACGAGCGATTGTAGCGGCGGCGGCGAAACTGTTTGCCAAGCGGGGGTTCGACGCCGTGACCATGCGGGAAATCGCCCGGGACGCCGGGTGCTCGCACACGGCGATCTACCTGTATTTTAAGGACAAAGAAACACTGCTTCACGAGCTGTCGGTGGGCCCGCTGCACGAGCTCGAGCGGCGCATGGATCGGGCCCTCCGCAGCGGAACCCCGGGACAAAGCTCCATGCCGGGGGAACCTGTGAGGCCGGAGAAACAGGGTATGCCGGAGCCACACGGGACCCCCGGGCCGCCCGCCGCAACTCCGGAGCCGGGCGCTGCGGCGCAAAGACCAGAGGAACCGCTCAAAGCGGCGACCCGGGAGTTTATCCGGTTTTGCCTGGCCAACCGAAACCTCTACAACGTCCTGTTCATGGCCGAGGGAAGCCGGGTGGACGAGGCGGAACCGGCCCTGGAGGTCCAGAGGCTGCGGAACCGCTTATTCGACAAGTTGCGGCGGGCGATCGGGAGATTTTTGAAACTGGGCGACGACGATCCGAGGCTTTGGGCCTATGCCCGGATTTATTTTTTCGCGCTCAACGGCATGATCGGCACGTATGTGCTGGGTTCCCGGGAACCCGCCGAACAGTTGACGGACCGGTTGCAGCCCACCTTCGATTTGGCGGTGGACGTGCTCCTGGCCGGATTTTTGGAAACGTCGAAGGGAACGGAGGGCGATCGCGAATGA
- the nagZ gene encoding beta-N-acetylhexosaminidase, with protein MRWASFATTLSLSAALALAAGCGPTGAPSRPAPSGTGPTGQPPGAVPGSPNPGGPGIAPGTGTPPGQPGGRPDPIREELARMTPDEKIGQMVLVGLDGYTVDEHAASLIQTDHVGGFILYKNNIQNVSQLAALLNRLKSDNAGNPAPLFLSVDEEGGRVSRMPDEVHKLPASAVIGRRNDTDLSRAVGGVMAEELRAFGFNTDFAPVLDINSNPDNPVIGDRSFGSTPDAASRQGVAEMRGIQDGGIISVVKHFPGHGDTSVDSHLGLPRVDHDLGRLRSFELAPFRQAIQSGAEAVMVAHILFPKIDPAHPASMSPAFMTDLLRREMHFDGVIMTDDLTMGAIVQNDDIGRAAVQAVRAGADLVLVGHDYDKETAVIRALQRAAQDGTLPAARIDDSVCRILQLKHKYRLSDAPVNPPDVTRLNRDIDRVLGRIG; from the coding sequence GTGAGATGGGCGTCGTTCGCCACGACCTTGTCGCTGTCTGCGGCACTGGCCCTCGCGGCCGGGTGCGGCCCCACCGGTGCGCCGAGCCGGCCCGCTCCCTCCGGCACGGGCCCCACCGGGCAGCCCCCGGGTGCAGTGCCGGGCTCCCCAAACCCCGGCGGCCCGGGCATCGCCCCGGGAACCGGAACCCCGCCCGGACAGCCCGGAGGTCGGCCGGATCCGATCCGGGAGGAGCTCGCGCGGATGACCCCGGACGAGAAAATCGGGCAGATGGTCTTGGTGGGCCTCGACGGGTATACCGTGGACGAGCACGCCGCCTCCCTCATCCAAACCGATCACGTGGGCGGATTTATTTTATATAAAAATAATATACAAAATGTCTCTCAACTGGCGGCTTTGTTGAATCGGTTAAAGAGCGACAACGCCGGCAATCCGGCGCCTCTTTTCCTCTCGGTGGACGAAGAGGGCGGCCGGGTCAGCCGGATGCCCGACGAGGTTCACAAGTTGCCGGCAAGTGCGGTCATCGGCCGGCGGAACGACACCGATCTTTCCCGCGCCGTCGGCGGGGTGATGGCCGAAGAACTTCGGGCCTTCGGTTTCAATACGGATTTTGCCCCGGTCCTGGACATCAACAGCAACCCGGATAACCCGGTGATCGGCGACCGGTCCTTCGGCTCCACCCCCGATGCGGCGAGCCGGCAGGGGGTCGCCGAGATGCGGGGTATCCAAGACGGCGGCATCATCTCCGTGGTCAAACATTTTCCCGGCCACGGCGACACCTCGGTGGACTCCCACCTCGGGCTGCCCCGGGTGGATCACGATCTGGGCCGGTTGCGCTCGTTCGAACTGGCGCCGTTTCGTCAAGCGATCCAGAGCGGCGCCGAGGCGGTGATGGTCGCCCACATCCTGTTCCCAAAGATCGACCCGGCCCATCCCGCCTCGATGTCCCCGGCGTTCATGACCGATTTGCTGCGGCGGGAGATGCATTTTGACGGCGTGATCATGACCGACGACCTGACCATGGGCGCCATCGTGCAAAACGACGACATCGGCCGGGCGGCGGTTCAAGCCGTGCGGGCCGGCGCCGACCTGGTGCTCGTCGGACACGATTACGATAAAGAGACGGCGGTGATCCGGGCTCTCCAACGGGCGGCGCAAGACGGAACCCTCCCCGCCGCCCGCATCGACGACAGCGTCTGCCGAATCCTGCAATTAAAGCATAAATACCGCCTCAGCGACGCCCCGGTGAACCCGCCGGACGTGACGCGGCTCAACCGGGACATCGACCGGGTGCTGGGGCGGATCGGTTGA
- a CDS encoding GntR family transcriptional regulator gives MEDLRVGSLHFLLDLSQPLYEQILDQMSGAVARGEIALGQKIPSVREMAQALRVTPNTVMHAYQEMERLGLTETRRGQGTFITTSEQRVARFRDEFARRAVQEFMEKMHHLGFSWEDILRYLRETRGGGEDQ, from the coding sequence TTGGAGGACTTGCGGGTTGGCTCTTTACATTTTCTCCTCGATCTCAGCCAGCCGTTATACGAACAAATCCTGGACCAAATGAGCGGCGCCGTCGCCCGGGGAGAGATCGCCCTGGGACAAAAGATTCCTTCGGTGCGGGAAATGGCCCAGGCGCTCCGGGTCACCCCCAATACCGTGATGCATGCTTATCAGGAAATGGAACGCCTCGGGCTGACCGAAACCCGGCGCGGGCAAGGAACGTTTATCACCACCTCGGAGCAGCGGGTGGCCCGCTTCCGGGACGAGTTCGCCCGCCGGGCCGTACAGGAATTCATGGAGAAAATGCATCATCTCGGCTTTTCCTGGGAGGATATCCTTCGCTACCTGCGGGAAACTCGAGGAGGCGGTGAAGATCAATGA